AAAAACAAGTAGCATCTGTTGGAATGGGTGGTCCGGCAATAAAGTGCAAGATAAATTTGGGAGGAAGATAGTATGGAAAATAAACAAATTCTAAATTACTGTATAAACTACCTATCCAAAAAGAATGTAGATGCATCAGAATGTCTTTTAACTTCTCATAAGCTTTATGAAATGGGTAGTGAAATGTCTGATATCTCATTATTAAGAAGCAATTATAAACAAAAGCTAGAGATTACAGCTATTAACGACAATAAAAAGGGTAGTATAACAACAAGCAATTTACTTGAACAAGAATTGTGTAATACTCTTGATGAGGTTATTGATTTAACAGGGTCTTCTAAAACCGATAAAGACTATGGAATATCTCCAAAACAAGCTGAAAAAAAATTTGTTAAGGGAGATAAAAATCCTGACTTAGATAAGATGTTTAGGGCGCTTCAAAATTTAATAAACAACATATGTGTTACATACCCCAAAATTTCCTTAAGAAATGTTGTTTTAATGTTTAATCAATATGATAAAAAATATTTAAACTCAAACGGAACTTATTTTGATTCGTATGAGGCATACTATACTCTTTCGTTAACCTTTATGGCTAAAGAGGAAGATAAAATTTCTTCATTTAACTATACTGGTGCATCTTTTGTAAAATTACCAGCAGATTTACTTGCATTTGGAAATTTAAAAAATATTTTAGAGCAAACATGTAAACAACTAGAGCCTGTTCCTGTTAGTGAAAAATTTGAAGGAGATATTATAGTAACACCTCAATGTCTGGGTAATATTATTAATATGTTTACAAGATTAGGTTTACAAGGTCAAGCAATTTATACCAAAAATAGTATGTTACTAGATAAAATGAATGAAGCAGTAGCTAGTGATATATTTACTTTACATAGTAATCCAGTAGCAGATGAAATTAGTGAAGGTTATTTTATTACTAAGGATGGTTATTGTGCTGAAAATTTAACTATTATAGAAAACGGTGTTTTAAAGAGCTTTTTATTAGATGATTATAGCGCTAAAAAAGCAAATATGAATCGCTCCAAAAACAATGGAAGAGTCTTTGTTGTAGATCCAGGAGATAGTAACTTACAAGACATAATTAAAAACGTTAAAAAGGGTCTATTTGTGGCTAGATTATCCTCAGGCAATCCAGCAACAAATGGGGATTTCTCAGGTATTGTAAAAAATAGTTTTTATATTGAAAATGGTGTACTAAAAAATGCTGTTAACGAAACAATGATTTTTGGTAATGTATATGATAT
This Clostridium sp. 'deep sea' DNA region includes the following protein-coding sequences:
- a CDS encoding metallopeptidase TldD-related protein, whose protein sequence is MENKQILNYCINYLSKKNVDASECLLTSHKLYEMGSEMSDISLLRSNYKQKLEITAINDNKKGSITTSNLLEQELCNTLDEVIDLTGSSKTDKDYGISPKQAEKKFVKGDKNPDLDKMFRALQNLINNICVTYPKISLRNVVLMFNQYDKKYLNSNGTYFDSYEAYYTLSLTFMAKEEDKISSFNYTGASFVKLPADLLAFGNLKNILEQTCKQLEPVPVSEKFEGDIIVTPQCLGNIINMFTRLGLQGQAIYTKNSMLLDKMNEAVASDIFTLHSNPVADEISEGYFITKDGYCAENLTIIENGVLKSFLLDDYSAKKANMNRSKNNGRVFVVDPGDSNLQDIIKNVKKGLFVARLSSGNPATNGDFSGIVKNSFYIENGVLKNAVNETMIFGNVYDMFKNIKTISCERVNLGGSIYPWISFKGITISGK